A single window of Dermochelys coriacea isolate rDerCor1 chromosome 2, rDerCor1.pri.v4, whole genome shotgun sequence DNA harbors:
- the INO80C gene encoding INO80 complex subunit C isoform X8: MASLVPGAAARSKKRPASPGNGSGPSKKKKVPAAASGPQLAVVRLSVGTETMNENKFMTVDPNTGPMEAAIKPLPFKDSNFIVNFTTSELKPLISTGMKAEHSGIGGAAAGKKNRTWKNLKQILASERALPWQLNDPSCKLYRSTEQAEIQ; the protein is encoded by the exons atggCCAGTCTGGTGCCAGGGGCAGCGGCCCGCAGCAAGAAGCGTCCGGCGAGCCCGGGCAACGGCAGCGGCCCCAGCAAGAAGAAGAAGGTGCCGGCGGCGGCGAGCGGCCCCCAGCTAGCGGTGGTGCGGTTG AGTGTAGGTACAGAGACCATGAATGAGAATAAATTTATGACCGTGGATCCCAATACCGGGCCAATGGAAGCTGCCATCAAACCATTGCCATTTAAGGATTCAAACTTCATT GTGAATTTCACCACGTCTGAATTGAAACCGTTGATATCCACAGGCATGAAAGCTGAG CACTCTGGCATTGGTGGAGCAGCAGCTGGCAAGAAGAACAGAACTTGGAAGAACCTAAAACAAATTCTTGCTTCTGAAAGGGCATTGCCATGGCAACTCAATGATCCTAGTT